Proteins encoded together in one Candidatus Nitrosocaldus cavascurensis window:
- a CDS encoding S-methyl-5'-thioadenosine phosphorylase: MMSNSSSKDVHAEVAIIGGTGVYDVEMLEDAREVKVYTPYGDASDLITVGKYSGKSVAFLPRHGREHRIPPHRIPARANIWALKHLGVKRIIAPAAVGSLRDDVRPGDIVIADQFIDFTKRREYTFYDGGEVCHVSLADPFCPELRSIVIGECKNLNLKVHEQGTYVCIEGPRYSTRAESRFFRDMMKADIIGMTLVPECILAREMEICYVSIATVTDYDVWAEKPVSTQEVIETLSKNSSNVKRLLKAVIPKIPDERNCICKEALKDAKI, encoded by the coding sequence ATGATGAGTAATAGCAGTAGTAAGGATGTACATGCTGAGGTAGCAATCATTGGAGGTACTGGTGTCTATGATGTTGAGATGCTTGAAGATGCTAGAGAGGTTAAGGTTTACACCCCATATGGCGATGCATCAGACCTCATCACTGTAGGCAAGTACTCAGGCAAGAGCGTAGCCTTCCTCCCTAGGCATGGTAGAGAGCATAGGATACCCCCTCATAGAATACCTGCTAGAGCAAACATATGGGCACTGAAGCACCTAGGTGTGAAGAGGATAATTGCCCCAGCAGCAGTTGGGAGTCTAAGGGATGATGTAAGGCCTGGGGATATAGTTATAGCAGATCAGTTCATAGACTTTACAAAGAGGAGGGAGTACACATTCTACGATGGTGGAGAGGTATGTCATGTCTCTCTAGCAGATCCATTCTGCCCTGAACTTAGGAGTATAGTAATAGGGGAGTGCAAGAACCTAAACCTAAAAGTTCATGAGCAAGGCACGTATGTGTGCATTGAAGGACCTAGGTACTCAACTAGAGCAGAGTCAAGATTCTTCAGGGATATGATGAAGGCAGATATAATAGGGATGACACTAGTGCCTGAATGTATCCTTGCTAGAGAGATGGAGATATGCTATGTTAGCATAGCAACTGTAACAGATTACGATGTATGGGCTGAGAAGCCAGTAAGTACACAAGAGGTCATAGAGACGTTGAGTAAGAACTCCTCAAATGTGAAGAGATTGCTCAAGGCAGTAATACCTAAGATACCAGATGAGAGGAACTGTATCTGCAAAGAGGCTCTAAAGGATGCAAAGATCTGA
- a CDS encoding Gfo/Idh/MocA family protein, translating into MMSLRLYGRVMLECDEMGSLNVGIIGMGKMGILHAGILAALDGVKVKAVAEKDDTIRNYLKGILHDMNVYDDYSKMLSQEDLDLVYITTPVSLHARMVNDCIRHGINFFVEKPLASNMQECIEICRLVGGIINAVGFSKRFTDTFARAREIIVSNVLGELIYVKGTMYLTQVFASGKGWRFKRSESGGGVLLELASHLVDMLLWYFGDVMSVASITRGYYSSEVEDFAHAMLRFKNGLTGYLDASWSVRNYRLPEMSIEVHGSNGTMLVNDDYIRITLDDASKAVDGLGIREGITTIYKQDLFKGVSIDIGGVEYTREDMHVVECVKEGRQSMINVFEAAKVQAVIDAIYNSAKNNSWLEVDYYNG; encoded by the coding sequence ATGATGAGCCTAAGGTTGTATGGAAGAGTAATGTTAGAGTGTGATGAGATGGGTTCATTGAATGTTGGTATAATAGGAATGGGTAAGATGGGCATACTGCATGCTGGCATACTTGCAGCATTGGATGGAGTAAAGGTTAAGGCAGTAGCAGAGAAAGACGATACTATCAGGAACTATCTGAAAGGCATACTTCATGATATGAATGTGTATGATGATTATAGCAAGATGCTCTCCCAGGAGGATCTTGACCTCGTATATATAACTACTCCAGTATCATTGCATGCTAGGATGGTCAATGACTGTATAAGGCATGGAATCAACTTCTTCGTAGAGAAGCCTCTAGCATCAAACATGCAGGAGTGTATTGAGATATGCAGGTTAGTAGGTGGGATAATAAATGCTGTAGGATTCTCAAAGAGGTTCACAGATACATTTGCAAGAGCAAGAGAGATTATAGTAAGCAATGTTCTAGGCGAGTTGATCTACGTCAAGGGTACAATGTACCTTACCCAGGTATTTGCATCTGGCAAGGGATGGAGGTTTAAGAGGTCTGAGAGTGGAGGAGGCGTATTGTTAGAACTTGCAAGCCATCTGGTTGATATGCTTTTATGGTACTTTGGTGATGTGATGAGTGTAGCATCTATTACAAGAGGTTATTACTCGAGCGAGGTTGAGGACTTTGCACATGCAATGTTAAGGTTCAAGAATGGCTTAACAGGCTATCTAGATGCAAGTTGGAGTGTAAGGAACTACAGGCTTCCAGAGATGAGCATAGAGGTGCATGGCAGCAATGGCACCATGCTCGTTAACGATGATTATATAAGGATAACATTGGATGATGCAAGTAAGGCAGTAGATGGTTTAGGTATAAGAGAGGGAATAACTACTATATATAAACAGGATCTATTTAAAGGCGTATCTATAGACATAGGAGGGGTAGAGTATACAAGGGAGGATATGCATGTTGTTGAATGTGTAAAGGAGGGAAGACAAAGCATGATAAACGTATTTGAGGCAGCAAAGGTTCAGGCTGTTATAGATGCTATATACAATAGTGCTAAGAACAACTCTTGGCTAGAGGTTGATTATTACAATGGTTAA
- the glmM gene encoding phosphoglucosamine mutase codes for MARLFGTNGVRGVFGKDLTLDLVLKLSYALATYYREGPLLLAYDGRHSSPLIASVVKAGLNAMGIDVHDAGLVPTPCLQYCTKRLGYRGGIMITASHNPPEYNGIKVMASDGVEVPREDELKIEDIYFEERFMQSKGIGRDERLGDAVDLYLQGIRSLVDVDRIRSKGMKVVVDLGNGAQAVAVPRLLNSLGCKVVTLNGMIDGSFPGRGSEPTIDNLGELASSVKANGADLGIAYDGDGDRSIFCDEQGNIYTGDRSGALLVEHVLAKEGEGQRGKVKVVTPVNSSMLIDMVAASYNAKVIKTKVGSVEVSREMVRASALVGLEENGGFMYARHIPVRDGAMSTALMLEALALRDEPLSSLIGRYKRFYQYKTKFPCTREQSSSIIDALKGTSSRVETIDGIKVWVDDESWIMVRQSGTEPIMRLYAESSSEQRLKQMVDVYVEKIRSLLGSK; via the coding sequence ATGGCTAGGTTATTTGGTACAAATGGGGTTAGAGGTGTATTTGGTAAGGACCTTACACTAGATCTAGTGTTGAAGCTCTCTTATGCATTGGCAACATACTATAGGGAAGGTCCATTACTACTTGCCTATGATGGAAGGCACTCTAGCCCATTGATTGCTAGTGTTGTAAAGGCTGGGCTAAATGCAATGGGTATAGATGTACATGATGCTGGGTTAGTGCCTACACCATGCCTCCAATACTGTACCAAGAGGCTTGGATATAGGGGAGGGATAATGATAACAGCATCCCATAACCCTCCAGAGTACAATGGTATAAAGGTAATGGCTAGTGATGGGGTTGAGGTTCCTAGAGAGGATGAGTTGAAGATAGAGGATATATACTTTGAGGAGAGGTTCATGCAGAGTAAGGGCATAGGTAGAGATGAGAGGTTAGGTGATGCTGTTGATCTCTACCTTCAAGGTATAAGATCGCTTGTAGATGTGGATAGGATAAGGAGTAAGGGTATGAAGGTTGTAGTTGATTTAGGGAATGGGGCACAGGCCGTTGCTGTACCTAGGCTACTCAACTCTCTAGGCTGCAAGGTTGTAACCTTGAATGGGATGATAGATGGTTCATTCCCAGGAAGAGGATCTGAGCCTACCATTGATAACCTTGGAGAGCTTGCTTCAAGTGTAAAGGCTAATGGTGCAGATCTAGGTATAGCATATGATGGTGATGGTGATAGGAGCATATTCTGTGATGAACAAGGCAATATATACACTGGGGATAGGAGTGGTGCATTGCTGGTTGAGCATGTACTTGCAAAGGAAGGGGAAGGGCAGAGAGGTAAGGTAAAGGTAGTCACACCAGTGAACTCATCTATGCTTATAGATATGGTTGCAGCAAGTTATAATGCCAAGGTTATAAAGACGAAGGTTGGGAGTGTTGAGGTATCTAGAGAGATGGTTAGAGCATCAGCCCTTGTAGGTCTTGAGGAGAATGGTGGGTTCATGTATGCAAGGCATATACCTGTAAGGGATGGGGCTATGAGCACAGCACTCATGCTTGAAGCACTTGCTCTAAGGGATGAGCCATTATCATCCCTAATAGGAAGATATAAGAGGTTCTACCAGTACAAGACCAAGTTCCCATGCACAAGGGAGCAGTCATCAAGCATAATAGATGCTCTTAAGGGCACATCATCAAGGGTAGAGACCATAGATGGTATCAAGGTATGGGTTGATGATGAGTCATGGATAATGGTTAGGCAGAGTGGTACTGAGCCTATAATGCGCCTCTACGCTGAGTCTAGCAGTGAACAGAGGCTTAAGCAGATGGTGGATGTGTATGTAGAGAAGATAAGATCTCTATTAGGAAGTAAATAA
- a CDS encoding adenine phosphoribosyltransferase: MNLKAMIMEFPDFPKKGVLFRDISPLLKSATTMNYIVERFYEHFKHKKINTIAGIESRGFIVATALAIRFGCSMVMIRKQGKLPGRTRSIEYTIEYGKATMEIQEDAVSPGDRVLIADDLIATGGTAVAAARLIEGLGAEVAGFAFIVELARLRGRELLKGYDVCSLVVYDE; the protein is encoded by the coding sequence ATGAACCTCAAGGCTATGATAATGGAGTTCCCAGACTTTCCAAAGAAGGGTGTACTCTTTAGGGATATAAGCCCATTGTTGAAGAGCGCCACTACTATGAACTACATAGTAGAAAGGTTCTATGAACACTTTAAGCATAAGAAGATCAACACTATAGCAGGAATAGAGTCTAGAGGGTTCATAGTTGCAACTGCTCTAGCAATTAGGTTTGGTTGCAGTATGGTTATGATAAGGAAGCAGGGTAAACTCCCAGGAAGGACTAGGAGTATAGAGTACACTATAGAGTATGGCAAGGCAACGATGGAGATACAGGAGGATGCTGTATCCCCTGGGGATAGAGTGCTTATAGCAGATGATCTAATAGCAACTGGAGGTACTGCTGTTGCTGCTGCAAGGCTTATAGAAGGGTTGGGCGCAGAGGTTGCTGGATTTGCATTCATAGTAGAGTTGGCAAGGTTGAGGGGGAGAGAACTGCTCAAAGGTTATGATGTATGCTCATTGGTGGTGTATGATGAGTAA
- a CDS encoding exosortase/archaeosortase family protein, whose translation MKGYTSMLVKAIVIAIAVALIYTQDLSIVFSNALVFSSANITNYILVIPFLIAYIVYRKRRMLTAHALEHRVKAFRLDDAIGLTLVFIALMLYIYGSLTLYAMEYHIYSIPVFVAGLTALLFNLKILRHSIFAIIILAYLQPPPAELLSEIAGDLSWISATLAETMLKAYGLNVALQVDYGAPALVVSKGDTQTPFFVGEPSSGLFSTIGLSLFALIAAYIARGALWKRAIMYVIGFPIFFMLNALRISIILLLWYHYGEQVSEAFHAMSGSIMAVPGTLAILIIGERLLRVRISIGSISNANKGCEHCQTSRSLKEHICLVCSRLLSSVKIDGKTIARFFLIALIVASMFAVNASQVQAQSSLASRVASFDMLSIDGREKDTVGIFLPEIDGYRLEYSYRDQRVEKVLRQDAALAYRYVKLEPSTGEDGGTPAEIRRLMQPSIYAAVQISTGKHRWEDSMLIYPSRVGRPTAEVLELKDVQLDKDSNARFFVYIRPGQKNAEAVLYWFERVPLKFGDAYENRNIQIVFWSYMSTLARNGFIKDESDVKGAEEFYLSMAKPVKAYWKSITEELLAQKNVENTVRHRFPLVMGTALLPASLLSIREFARFNSARSRSKSIYSRLAHDDKAIVDAVVNAERKKRKEGIGGGDRPLLGKAYATTEEVMVEYRRLVNRDVSINDILLMLKNARDSGLVKSMIISIDDEPKVVWKSNVRV comes from the coding sequence ATGAAGGGGTATACAAGTATGCTTGTAAAGGCTATAGTTATAGCCATTGCAGTTGCCCTAATCTACACACAGGATCTATCTATAGTGTTCAGTAATGCCCTAGTCTTCAGCTCAGCGAATATAACAAACTACATCCTTGTGATACCATTCCTCATAGCATATATAGTGTATAGGAAGAGAAGGATGCTAACTGCTCATGCTCTAGAGCATAGGGTAAAGGCATTCAGGCTTGATGATGCTATAGGCTTAACATTGGTCTTTATAGCATTGATGCTCTACATCTATGGCTCCTTAACCCTTTATGCCATGGAGTACCATATATACTCTATACCTGTATTCGTTGCTGGTCTTACAGCACTACTCTTCAACCTTAAGATTCTAAGGCATTCTATATTTGCTATCATAATACTTGCTTATCTGCAACCTCCACCTGCTGAACTGCTCTCAGAGATAGCAGGGGATCTCTCATGGATCTCTGCTACCCTTGCTGAGACTATGCTAAAGGCTTATGGGCTCAATGTTGCTCTCCAAGTTGATTATGGTGCCCCTGCCCTAGTTGTAAGCAAGGGCGATACTCAGACACCATTCTTCGTTGGAGAGCCATCATCAGGCTTATTCTCTACCATAGGGTTATCACTCTTTGCTCTAATAGCAGCATATATTGCTAGAGGAGCGTTATGGAAGAGGGCTATAATGTACGTTATAGGCTTCCCAATCTTCTTCATGCTCAATGCTCTAAGGATATCAATAATACTCTTACTCTGGTACCATTATGGTGAGCAGGTATCTGAAGCATTCCATGCCATGTCTGGATCTATAATGGCTGTTCCTGGTACTCTAGCAATACTTATCATAGGGGAGAGGCTCCTTAGGGTAAGGATAAGCATAGGCTCAATTAGCAATGCCAACAAAGGATGTGAGCATTGTCAAACAAGTAGGAGCCTAAAGGAGCATATATGCCTTGTATGCTCTAGATTGCTATCATCCGTAAAGATAGATGGGAAAACAATAGCAAGGTTCTTCCTAATCGCATTAATAGTTGCTAGCATGTTTGCTGTCAATGCTTCCCAAGTGCAGGCACAATCATCTCTAGCATCAAGGGTAGCATCATTCGATATGCTAAGCATAGATGGTAGAGAGAAGGATACGGTTGGCATCTTCCTGCCAGAGATAGATGGTTATAGGTTAGAGTACTCCTATAGGGATCAGAGGGTTGAGAAGGTTCTTAGGCAGGATGCAGCCCTTGCATATAGGTATGTGAAGTTAGAACCAAGTACTGGAGAGGATGGTGGTACACCTGCTGAGATAAGGAGGCTCATGCAGCCTAGTATCTATGCTGCTGTACAGATATCTACTGGGAAGCATAGATGGGAGGATTCTATGCTCATATATCCATCTAGAGTGGGAAGACCAACTGCTGAAGTGTTAGAGTTGAAGGATGTCCAACTTGATAAGGATAGTAATGCTAGATTCTTCGTGTATATAAGGCCTGGGCAGAAGAATGCTGAGGCAGTACTCTACTGGTTCGAGAGGGTGCCCTTGAAGTTTGGGGATGCCTATGAGAATAGGAATATACAGATAGTCTTCTGGTCCTATATGAGCACTCTAGCAAGGAACGGGTTCATAAAGGATGAGAGTGATGTAAAAGGTGCTGAGGAGTTCTATCTATCTATGGCTAAGCCAGTAAAAGCATACTGGAAGAGTATAACAGAGGAGTTGCTTGCTCAGAAGAATGTTGAGAATACTGTAAGGCATAGGTTCCCATTGGTTATGGGTACAGCACTACTCCCGGCTTCGCTCTTATCGATAAGGGAGTTTGCTAGATTCAACTCTGCAAGGAGTAGGAGCAAGAGTATATACTCAAGACTTGCTCATGATGACAAGGCGATAGTAGATGCTGTAGTCAATGCAGAGAGGAAGAAGAGAAAGGAAGGGATAGGAGGAGGGGATAGACCACTACTAGGCAAGGCATACGCTACAACCGAAGAGGTTATGGTTGAGTACAGAAGGTTAGTGAATAGGGATGTAAGCATAAATGATATACTTCTAATGTTGAAGAATGCTAGGGACTCTGGACTGGTTAAGAGTATGATAATAAGTATAGATGATGAGCCTAAGGTTGTATGGAAGAGTAATGTTAGAGTGTGA
- a CDS encoding SDR family NAD(P)-dependent oxidoreductase has product MSNRMILKDKIALVTGASRGIGEATARVFAKNGAKVAMLARDFERLRSVASSIDGDTLPIKADVTDEKDVQAAVNTVLKKYDRIDVLVNNVGYINDPTPFHMMHDEDWDMLININLVSTLRMTRAVLPIMMNQKNGCIINISSVAGIKAYRIPLSVYNTVKAGVIMFTKSIALEYAQYNIRCNCICPGTVRSKFLEPYLEDAEAREELSKLQPLGSIGEPEDVANAILYLASDSARWVTGTMLIIDGGLSIA; this is encoded by the coding sequence ATGAGTAACCGTATGATATTAAAGGATAAGATTGCACTGGTGACTGGTGCAAGTAGGGGTATAGGGGAGGCAACTGCTAGGGTATTTGCAAAGAATGGGGCAAAGGTTGCCATGCTTGCTAGGGACTTTGAGAGACTTAGGAGTGTAGCATCCAGCATAGATGGTGATACACTGCCTATAAAGGCTGATGTAACCGATGAGAAGGATGTTCAGGCAGCAGTGAATACTGTACTGAAGAAGTATGATAGGATAGATGTGCTTGTGAATAACGTTGGGTACATAAACGATCCAACACCATTCCATATGATGCATGATGAGGATTGGGATATGCTCATAAACATAAACCTCGTCAGTACGTTAAGGATGACTAGGGCAGTGCTTCCAATCATGATGAACCAGAAGAATGGATGCATAATAAACATCTCTAGCGTTGCTGGGATAAAGGCGTATAGAATACCTCTCTCAGTATACAATACAGTGAAGGCAGGGGTAATAATGTTTACAAAGAGCATTGCTTTAGAGTATGCTCAGTACAACATAAGGTGCAACTGTATATGCCCTGGTACGGTTAGGAGCAAGTTCCTAGAACCTTACCTTGAGGATGCAGAGGCTAGGGAGGAGTTAAGTAAGTTACAGCCATTAGGTAGCATAGGTGAACCTGAGGATGTTGCAAATGCAATACTCTATCTTGCATCTGATAGTGCAAGATGGGTAACTGGAACCATGCTCATAATTGATGGTGGGTTGAGTATAGCATAG